Part of the Thermodesulfobacteriota bacterium genome, GAAGCTCATCGATCTCATCAGGAACCCTGGAAGCGTATTTTTCGATCAGATTTTCACAAACCTCTCGTATTATTTTTGCCTTATTTCTATAGAATCCCACCGGGTATATGGTTTTCTCAATTTGTTCAGGGCTGAGCGCAAGCATATCGCTTGGATTATCCGCCATCGTAAATAATTTTTTAGACGCGATACTCGTAGTTTCATCCTTGGTTCTGAGGCTGAGAATAGTCGATATTAAAACCTTGAATGGATCACGACTTCTCTTAGCCGTATATGTAACAGAAGGCGTCTTCCAATTTTGGTACTCTCTTTTTAGGATCGCAATTATCTTAGGGATATTTTGTGTTTTAAATTTTCTCAACTTTAGAAATCGTTAAAATTTAGGTATAAAGAGATACGATTTTCTTAGCATCAAAAAACTAATAAACTATTTCAATTTCTTATATAATAGGAACCAATAAGTAAACAATTCCATTTCTAGTTCGTGGAATCCACTATACTCTTTAGATACAATCCTCCAGAATCTGTCATTGTGCCTCTTTTCAATTACGTGAACAATTTCATGAAATATTACATACCCTAAAAGGTGTTCTGGAAGATATTTCACTAATAAATTCACAGTAAGATTTCTTTTTTCGCTTAAACTTGCCCACTTTGTCTTCATTTTCCTGAAATAGATTTTGTTAAGTTTAACACTCAGTTTTTTTGAACATTTCTTTGCTAATGCAAGAACAGTTTTTCTAAACTCTTTTTCTTCTATGTCTGATATTTTCTTGTTATTACTATTTCTTAGGCATTCTCTTATAAAGTTCGTTTTATTTAGTATCCATTCTTCTTTCTTCTTTAACAGATTGTAATCGTTAAATCCAGGTGGAAGTATTAAAATCAATTCTCCCGTCTTAAACTCCAGTCTAGGATATTTCACATTTCTGTATGAAATTTTATAAGGTATATCAAGCAGCTCCATAATTTTTCACGCTTTCCATCAACTTATCATATATGTGGTTCATATCATCAAAAGATAGGCTATACTTTTTTTTATATGCTCTAACAAACCTTCTAACCTCTCTTTCCACTTCTTTTGTAACAGTGGTTTGGGTTGACCATCCTGGAAAAGTATACTTCTCGAGTTTTTCATAAAGATTTCTTACGTCATTTACTAATCCATCACCGCTTCCAAATTTATCTTCGAGAATTAGCAACATCGAATACGCTAGATTTGAGAAGTTTAATCCCCTTTGCCTATTGGAAAGTTCTTTCATGTGATTCAAAAGTTCCACGCCTTCCGAGTAGAGTCTTTCATAGTCTTTTGTCTTTTCTTTCCACAACCTGAGAAGTCTCTCCACCTTCTCAACGAGTGATTCATAGATGGGATTACTGTGCCTTTCTACAAGAACAAGTCTATTCAATGTAAAAAGAATATTAGCGGCCTTTTCTTCTTTACTTTTAACCTTTTCTTCTAATTTTTGTAGATAATTTTCATCAAATTCAATTACGGGTAGTCCAGCTTCTAATTCTTCAATTTCTGTGGACTTATGTATGAATCTCACTGTCTTATCATAGTATTTTTTCACATAACCATCATAAGAAGGTTTTTTCATTACTGTTTTCATGTAATACGTGTAAATGGCAGATAGCCACTTATAAGCCTCAAAATATTCAAGCTTAATTTCATTTGGCCCAAGTAACTCAAACAACTTTCTAAGACCTCTATATTTATCTGTAAATTCCTTCTCTATTTCTTCGTCGGAGGTGATATGCTCTATAGTCTTGAGTAAGGTATCCCTGTCATAATTTTTGGGGATACCCTTAAGAATTTCGAATACTTCTTTAATTAGAATGATGAATTCCTCCTTTAAACTATCGTAGCTAAATAACGCTCCTTTAATATCATCTTCGCTATAAATCTCTAAAGCCTTTTTGAAATCCTTTAACACTCCAATGTAATCGATCACCACTCCTTCTCCTTTTAAATCCTTGTATGGTCTATTTGTCCTCGCCACGGCTTGCAGAAGTTTGTGTTCTTTGAGAGGTTTGTCGAGGTACATGACTTGGAGTATTGGTGCATCGAATCCAGCAAGTAGCATATCCGTCACAATTAGAATTTTCGGAATTTCTTCTTCTATAAAAGATTCTCTTATTTTTCTTCTTAAACTTTCGGGCTCCATATCACCATATCTTGCTCTAGCTTCCCTCAATACAGTTGATCTGATATCTTTTTCCCTTCTCTCATCATGAGTCATTACAACTTCTGAGTAATCTTTTGGAAGGTGCTTATCAAGCTCCGTTTTATAGATAGCACAAGCGGTTCTATTTCCAGCAACAACCATGGCTTTGAACTTTCCCTCGATATTCTCTTTAAAATGATTCGCTATATCTTCTGCAATCACTCTTATCCTCTCGGGATTCTCCAGTATCACTTTGATCGCATTGAGTTTTTTCCTGATTTTTTCTTCAACATCGCCCCTTATATCTTCAGGTAGTTCTTCAAGCTCTGTCTCTAGAAATACCTCAAGCATATCCTTTTTTAAATGAACATCTTTTTCAAGCCGTGGCTGATAGACGATTTTCAATGTGAATTTATCTCTGATGGAGTCAGTAATAAAATATCTGTCTAGATAAGGTTCTTCAGGAGGATAGCTAAACTCTTCGTAAGTATCCTTCCCTCTTTTTGATATTGGGGTGCCTGTAAGAGCAAAAGAAAAAGCGTTCCTAAAAATCGATTTTCTTTGTGCGCCGAAAAGGCCATACTGAGTCCTGTGCCCTTCATCTATAAATGCGATCACATTTTTTCTGTTCAATATAGTTTCTTTTTGATTTGAGACTTCTTCTATAACATTTTCTAACTCTTTAAGCTCATCTGGCCTAAATTTGTGAATTAGGAGTATAAATATTCCTCTTTTCCCTCTGTAGTCGTCGAAGCTCAGAACATCCTTCAATCTTTCGACTGATCCTATAATTTCAGGTCGGACTATTTCCAAAGAATAAAATTCCCCATATAGTTGGTCCTCGAGATCAATCCTGTCAACAATAAAAAATATAGAGGGGTTTTCAAGTTCCTTTGAGTAGTAAAGCTTATTCGCAGCGAATATCATGGTAAGTGTTTTGCCACTTCCCTGCCAGTGCCATATGAGTCCTTTATTTTTTTCTTCCACTCCTTTTAGATTCTTAATAACCCTATCAACCATTTTATTAGACGCTCTCAATTGCATATATCTCGTTATAACTTTAGAAGCATTTCCGAACTCAACTCTGTAAAAGAGAAAATTCCTTAATATATCAAGTAGGTTTTCTCTCGATAACACTTCAAT contains:
- the nth gene encoding endonuclease III; amino-acid sequence: MRKFKTQNIPKIIAILKREYQNWKTPSVTYTAKRSRDPFKVLISTILSLRTKDETTSIASKKLFTMADNPSDMLALSPEQIEKTIYPVGFYRNKAKIIREVCENLIEKYASRVPDEIDELLKLKGVGRKTANLVVTLGYGKPGVCVDTHVHRISNRWGFIETKTPFETEMVLREKLPKRYWVDYNSLLVAFGQIICRPISPKCTECPVEQFCEKVGVVKSR
- a CDS encoding M48 family metallopeptidase, encoding MELLDIPYKISYRNVKYPRLEFKTGELILILPPGFNDYNLLKKKEEWILNKTNFIRECLRNSNNKKISDIEEKEFRKTVLALAKKCSKKLSVKLNKIYFRKMKTKWASLSEKRNLTVNLLVKYLPEHLLGYVIFHEIVHVIEKRHNDRFWRIVSKEYSGFHELEMELFTYWFLLYKKLK
- a CDS encoding HsdR family type I site-specific deoxyribonuclease; translation: MRFTESKLVEDYVIRKLEEKGWNFVPADELQRDSYEEHLFIPNLSKALERINEKAGIGEEEINRVKNELKLTGTGHEGAKRILNFYKFGVPVKFEKEKVVKYVQLFDFEDINNNEFIVTRQVYFYGKDKIRTDIILYVNGIPVVNIECKNPTSLSESWESAYKQIKDYEDIVPELYKYIQIGVAAESEAKYFPIVPWQEEVKIYEWKVEGKDSIDSTIEVLSRENLLDILRNFLFYRVEFGNASKVITRYMQLRASNKMVDRVIKNLKGVEEKNKGLIWHWQGSGKTLTMIFAANKLYYSKELENPSIFFIVDRIDLEDQLYGEFYSLEIVRPEIIGSVERLKDVLSFDDYRGKRGIFILLIHKFRPDELKELENVIEEVSNQKETILNRKNVIAFIDEGHRTQYGLFGAQRKSIFRNAFSFALTGTPISKRGKDTYEEFSYPPEEPYLDRYFITDSIRDKFTLKIVYQPRLEKDVHLKKDMLEVFLETELEELPEDIRGDVEEKIRKKLNAIKVILENPERIRVIAEDIANHFKENIEGKFKAMVVAGNRTACAIYKTELDKHLPKDYSEVVMTHDERREKDIRSTVLREARARYGDMEPESLRRKIRESFIEEEIPKILIVTDMLLAGFDAPILQVMYLDKPLKEHKLLQAVARTNRPYKDLKGEGVVIDYIGVLKDFKKALEIYSEDDIKGALFSYDSLKEEFIILIKEVFEILKGIPKNYDRDTLLKTIEHITSDEEIEKEFTDKYRGLRKLFELLGPNEIKLEYFEAYKWLSAIYTYYMKTVMKKPSYDGYVKKYYDKTVRFIHKSTEIEELEAGLPVIEFDENYLQKLEEKVKSKEEKAANILFTLNRLVLVERHSNPIYESLVEKVERLLRLWKEKTKDYERLYSEGVELLNHMKELSNRQRGLNFSNLAYSMLLILEDKFGSGDGLVNDVRNLYEKLEKYTFPGWSTQTTVTKEVEREVRRFVRAYKKKYSLSFDDMNHIYDKLMESVKNYGAA